A genomic window from Cyprinus carpio isolate SPL01 chromosome A2, ASM1834038v1, whole genome shotgun sequence includes:
- the LOC109099015 gene encoding rho GTPase-activating protein 21-like isoform X2 produces MMATHWRNSGDDDEEELDYAGASQHCEDVVDQDDSSGVLFQLEEEPFSWPGPKMLHLRRTSQGFGFTLRHFIVYPPESAVNSNVKDEDHGRRGRPRNRLEPMDTIFVKQVKEGGPAHSAGLCNGDRIVKVNGESIIGKTYSQVIGLIQNSHTFLELCVMPKDEDILQLAYSQDAYLKGHDAYSGNARHIPEPPPICYPRVDCKPPGMAQATETSAPGVVPSDLGYRVEIPVPPSPPPPIPKTQTAVCVCNESVRTVVVPPDVHMGRMVPSHRVDYGLVGPDPMLIRARPGTVSGGRPPYLHPRKADMFSSGYHGDPYAIPPTHYAPASSITSHATHQNIDWRTYQTYREYIDNKGLHTYSRTIQERLDSLRAASQSVHGGPHCGPQPGWGNKLRRRSTSHDRAYQGPSVLPPRSASQDRMSGAERAAHARDWPPRSVSSDGLMRQPRVHSSDYVEHSELVSPAPWATVDRQLYSRVNQRSRPSRQSLPPRAALYRPPTGYAMVGVKGVAGSHMHSSRTDIPPTAGFPERPRNGLNLAKEPPSKDQSGTAVGNRISHSSSNQSRTRAETMQSPETGNENPVGSRSASYSAPPPQRPQCGASARRTHPRDVKGLPVNGSSPVEGVVLREKTSTGKGTPQPLRHPSYILAVNDTDGSEPAGGGVCWLPNDARREMHMRRLGERLDSSFCSSNLDESLESIPFIDEPASPSVDHDGSHIPASAVISGAQAVISDSPSPTTPSPLMRRQLSHDQESLRNAILESGTKTERSKSYDEGLDNYREEGRGRSSKPSLRVFKKALDGHKSDDSSSRRDSSTEIFSDSTKEGWLHFRQLNTEKGKRGGGGMRPWKQMYAVLRGHSLYLYKDRKEGLAHVNLQLEDEPQSISIKACLIDISYSDTKRKNVLRLTTSDCEYLFQAEGREDMLSWIRVIQENSNLDEENAAVTSTDLINRKLKEYISMSASSSKTEPSPKTLLGSSSRSQSLYSPRSEQERSKDDSSPPRDKAAWRRGIPGLKKKPQDKRPTAGVTFGVRLDNCPPAQTNRFIPLIVEVCCKLVEERGLEYTGIYRVPGNNAAISSMQEELDTKGMTDIDIQDDKWRDLNVISSLLKSFFRKLPEPLFTNDKYSNFIDANRMEDPVERLKTLKRLIHELPDHHYETLKFLSAHLKTVSENCEKNKMEPRNLAIVFGPTLVRTSEDNMTHMVTHMPDQYKIVETLIQQYDWFFTEDGDEEPTTTVEQESTVQSQPVPNIDHLLTNIGRTAPSPGDVSDSTTSDSAKSKQGSWGSGKDQYSRELLRTSIFASRKRKKPKDKPQPSSSDDDLDASFSKKDLPVQNDPNWPADDQTEDAESEVGLDDQIERTEDDEQSPGDSLDLTSENKQLISEHLPQETCSSPKINASPKPSYHKTRQSSLSDPPSNYDDGCVSDLGTLNSASSQASVPRMRHGKTPGHWMENTGMGPGAEVCSITSDYSTTSSMTFHTGVESIAFSPEVQSVAESRGDDADDERSELISEGRPMETDSESDLSVFAGGRDSGPTEDSKQLEGSVTPNLIPSHRMIAYDTLARKRGSRQKTDSESSADGNRSDKESSRLSRVLEAVKGRSSGSLSSSSRSESERAEPMWRIKITDRLKCRLRTSADDMFGVGSQRTRSPETRSKRKSNIRRRHTMGGQRDFAELSVIGDWQRVEGSELSAMDRLKPKCSSQDFSIRDWIARERHRASNPEVSLDLLDLHSSQSRDLLFPGSSHSHLGQLLNGDVAAAQSKSLSLAADAHPHKLSGAQVVRSRFSQYL; encoded by the exons GCCTATTCCCAAGATGCCTACCTTAAGGGTCATGATGCATACAGTGGAAATGCACGCCATATACCGGAGCCACCCCCTATATGTTACCCTAGAGTAGACTGTAAGCCCCCGGGGATGGCCCAGGCCACTGAGACGTCAGCCCCGGGGGTTGTACCATCCGATCTAGGATACCGTGTGGAGATACCAGTACCTCCCTCCCCTCCACCACCCATTCCAAAGACAcagactgcagtgtgtgtgtgcaatgaaaGTGTTCGGACAGTGGTGGTACCCCCTGATGTACACATGGGCCGTATGGTTCCGAGTCATAGGGTCGACTATGGTCTAGTAGGCCCAGATCCAATGCTGATCAGAGCCAGGCCTGGTACAGTGTCTGGTGGTCGTCCACCATACCTCCACCCTCGCAAAGCTGATATGTTCTCTTCAGGTTACCATGGTGATCCTTACGCCATTCCACCTACACACTATGCGCCTGCTTCCTCCATTACCTCCCATGCTACCCACCAGAACATTGACTGGCGGACTTACCAGACATACCGGGAATATATTGATAATAAAGGTCTTCACACTTACAGTCGGACTATTCAAGAGCGTTTAGACAGCCTGCGAGCTGCATCACAAAGTGTCCACGGTGGCCCCCATTGTGGACCCCAACCTGGCTGGGGCAATAAATTACGCCGCAGAAGCACATCTCATGACCGGGCTTACCAGGGCCCTTCTGTGCTTCCTCCACGCAGCGCTTCGCAGGATAGGATGAGTGGGGCAGAGAGAGCAGCCCACGCCAGGGACTGGCCTCCTCGTAGTGTGTCCTCTGATGGACTCATGCGGCAGCCCCGTGTTCATTCGTCAGACTATGTGGAACATAGTGAACTAGTTTCTCCTGCACCATGGGCCACTGTGGACAGGCAGCTTTATAGTAGAGTAAACCAGAGGAGTCGTCCTAGTAGACAGTCTCTCCCCCCTCGGGCGGCCCTTTATCGTCCCCCAACAGGTTATGCTATGGTGGGTGTCAAAGGTGTTGCTGGCTCCCATATGCACAGCTCCAGAACAGACATCCCACCCACCGCTGGTTTTCCAGAGCGACCTCGCAATGGACTAAACCTGGCCAAAGAGCCTCCTTCCAAAGATCAAAGTGGAACTGCTGTTGGAAATCGTATTTCTCATTCGTCATCGAACCAATCAAGAACTAGGGCTGAAACCATGCAGAGCCCAGAAACTGGGAATGAAAATCCAGTCGGATCTAGGTCAGCATCTTACTCTGCTCCGCCTCCACAGAGGCCACAGTGTGGGGCATCAGCTCGGAGGACACACCCACGGGATGTCAAGGGCCTACCAGTAAACGGGTCCAGTCCAGTGGAGGGTGTAGTCCTCCGAGAGAAGACCTCAACAGGGAAGGGGACCCCACAACCTCTCCGCCATCCCTCGTACATCCTTGCGGTGAATGACACGGATGGATCCGAGCCGGCAGGGGGTGGTGTCTGCTGGTTGCCCAATGATGCACGCCGGGAGATGCACATGCGGAGACTGGGGGAGCGGCTTGACTCCTCCTTCTGCTCCAGTAATCTGGACGAATCACTTGAGTCCATTCCCTTCATCG ATGAGCCAGCCAGCCCTAGTGTAGACCATGACGGCAGCCATATCCCTGCGTCGGCTGTGATCTCTGGAGCTCAGGCTGTAATCTCTGACAGCCCCAGCCCGACCACCCCCAGCCCCCTCATGCGCCGGCAACTGTCTCATGACCAAG AGTCTCTCAGAAATGCCATTCTGGAATCGGGAACCAAAACAGAGCGCTCAAAATCATATGATGAAGGCCTGGACAACTACCGGGAGGAAGGCCGTGG ACGATCCAGCAAACCGAGTCTAAGGGTTTTCAAGAAG GCATTGGATGGCCATAAGTCTGATGACTCCAGCTCTAGAAGAGACTCCTCCACTGAGATCTTCAGTGACTCCACCAAGGAAGGTTGGCTGCATTTCCGACAGCTCAACACAGAGAAGGGCAAG CGAGGAGGAGGCGGTATGCGGCCGTGGAAACAGATGTACGCAGTGCTGCGGGGACACTCCCTCTACCTCTACAAGGACAGAAAGGAGGGGCTTGCTCACGTCAACTTGCAACTGGAGGACGAGCCTCAATCAATCAGCATTAAGGCCTGCTTGATTGACATCTCTTACAGCGACACAAAGCGCAAGAATGTCCTGCGGCTAACGACTTCAGACTGCGAGTATCTGTTTCAGGCAGAGGGCCGAGAAGACATGCTGTCCTGGATAAGAGTCATTCAAGAAAACAGCAACCTGGACGAGGAG AACGCTGCCGTAACCAGTACTGATTTGATCAACAGAAAGCTCAAGGAGTATATATCCATGAG TGCATCCAGCAGTAAGACGGAGCCGTCACCCAAAACTCTGCTGGGCAGCAGCAGTAGGAGTCAGAGCCTCTACTCGCCCAGAAGTGAACAGGAGAGGAGTAAAG ATGACTCCAGTCCTCCGAGAGATAAAGCCGCTTGGAGGAGAGGAATTCCAGGACTGAAGAAGAAGCCTCAAGATAAGAGGCCCACCGCTGGCGTCACATTTGGAGTGCGACTGGATAATTGCCCTCCTGCGCAAACAAACAGA TTTATTCCTTTGATCGTGGAGGTGTGTTGTAAGTTGGTGGAGGAGAGAGGGTTGGAGTACACAGGCATTTATAGAGTCCCTGGAAACAACGCTGCCATCTCGAGCATGCAGGAGGAACTAGACACTAAAGGCATGACAGACATTGATATCCAGGATGAC AAGTGGCGAGACCTCAATGTGATCAGCAGTTTACTCAAGTCCTTTTTCAGAAAACTTCCTGAGCCTCTCTTTACTAATG ATAAATATTCCAACTTTATTGACGCCAATCGAATGGAGGACCCTGTGGAGAGGTTAAAAACACTGAAGAGACTG ATTCATGAGTTACCAGACCATCATTATGAAACACTCAAGTTCCTCTCTGCACATCTCAAAACTGTCTCTGAAAACTGTGAGAAAAACAAG atGGAGCCACGTAACTTGGCCATTGTGTTTGGCCCAACTCTCGTCAGAACCTCTGAAGACAACATGACACACATGGTCACGCACATGCCTGACCAGTACAAGATCGTTGAGACTCTCATTCAGCAA TATGATTGGTTCTTCACAGAAGATGGAGATGAAGAGCCAACG ACCACCGTGGAGCAAGAGAGCACAGTTCAGTCTCAGCCTGTGCCCAACATTGACCATCTGCTGACCAACATCGGCCGCACCGCTCCGTCACCGGGAGACGTCTCAG ATTCAACCACCAGTGACTCTGCTAAATCAAAG CAGGGTTCCTGGGGATCTGGTAAGGACCAATATAGTAGAGAGCTGCTGCGTACTTCCATCTTTGCTAGCCGCAAACGCAAAAAGCCTAAGGACAAGCCTCAGCCGAGCAGCTCTGATGACGATCTGGATGCTAGTTTCTCTAAGAAGGATCTTCCAGTGCAAAATGATCCAAATTGGCCTGCTGATGACCAAACTGAGGATGCTGAGAGTGAAGTTGGACTTGATGACCAAATAGAAAGGACAGAGGATGATGAGCAGAGCCCAGGAGACAGCCTTGACCTAACCTCTGAAAATAAGCAGCTCATTTCAGAACACCTGCCCCAGGAGACTTGTTCTTCACCTAAGATCAATGCATCGCCCAAACCTAGTTATCACAAGACTCGTCAAAGTTCCCTGTCTGATCCTCCCTCCAACTACGACGACGGATGTGTCTCGGATCTTGGCACGCTTAACAGTGCCAGTTCGCAGGCCTCAGTACCCAGGATGAGGCACGGGAAGACACCAGGCCACTGGATGGAGAATACAGGAATGGGCCCAGGAGCAGAGGTCTGCTCTATCACGTCAGATTACTCCACCACCTCCTCCATGACCTTCCACACAGGGGTGGAGTCCATCGCCTTCAGTCCGGAGGTGCAATCTGTCGCCGAAAGCCGTGGGGATGATGCTGACGATGAAAGAAGCGAGCTCATTAGTGAAGGGCGTCCCATGGAGACTGACAGTGAGAGCGATTTATCAGTCTTTGCCGGTGGCCGAGATAGTGGGCCAACTGAAGATAGCAAACAGCTGGAGGGCAGCGTCACACCCAACCTAATCCCCTCCCATCGAATGATCGCGTATGACACCCTGGCACGCAAGAGAGGGAGTCGGCAGAAGACAGACAGCGAGTCTTCAGCAGACGGGAACCGCAGCGACAAGGAGTCCAGTCGACTCTCGCGAGTGTTAGAGGCAGTCAAAGGCCGCTCCTCCGGCAGTCTGAGCTCTTCCTCTCGCAGCGAATCAGAGCGAGCCGAACCCATGTGGCGAATCAAAATCACAGACCGGTTAAAGTGTCGACTGAGGACTTCAGCAGATGACATGTTTGGGGTGGGTTCCCAGCGCACCAGGTCACCCGAGACTCGAAGTAAGCGGAAAAGTAATATCCGCCGCAGGCACACCATGGGTGGTCAGCGGGACTTTGCTGAGTTGTCGGTAATTGGGGACTGGCAAAGAGTCGAGGGCAGTGAGCTCTCAGCTATGGATCGCTTAAAGCCCAAATGCAGTTCGCAGGACTTCTCCATCAGAGACTGGATCGCTCGAGAGCGACACCGCGCCAGCAACCCTGAAGTTAGTCTGGACTTACTGGACCTGCACTCCTCCCAATCACGGGACCTGTTATTCCCAGGGTCCTCGCACTCCCACTTGGGTCAGCTCCTTAATGGAGATGTAGCGGCCGCTCAGAGCAAGAGCCTAAGCCTGGCAGCAGATGCACACCCTCACAAACTCTCTGGTGCTCAAGTGGTCCGTTCCCGTTTCTCTCAGTAcctgtga
- the LOC109099015 gene encoding rho GTPase-activating protein 21-like isoform X4 — protein MAQATETSAPGVVPSDLGYRVEIPVPPSPPPPIPKTQTAVCVCNESVRTVVVPPDVHMGRMVPSHRVDYGLVGPDPMLIRARPGTVSGGRPPYLHPRKADMFSSGYHGDPYAIPPTHYAPASSITSHATHQNIDWRTYQTYREYIDNKGLHTYSRTIQERLDSLRAASQSVHGGPHCGPQPGWGNKLRRRSTSHDRAYQGPSVLPPRSASQDRMSGAERAAHARDWPPRSVSSDGLMRQPRVHSSDYVEHSELVSPAPWATVDRQLYSRVNQRSRPSRQSLPPRAALYRPPTGYAMVGVKGVAGSHMHSSRTDIPPTAGFPERPRNGLNLAKEPPSKDQSGTAVGNRISHSSSNQSRTRAETMQSPETGNENPVGSRSASYSAPPPQRPQCGASARRTHPRDVKGLPVNGSSPVEGVVLREKTSTGKGTPQPLRHPSYILAVNDTDGSEPAGGGVCWLPNDARREMHMRRLGERLDSSFCSSNLDESLESIPFIDEPASPSVDHDGSHIPASAVISGAQAVISDSPSPTTPSPLMRRQLSHDQESLRNAILESGTKTERSKSYDEGLDNYREEGRGRSSKPSLRVFKKALDGHKSDDSSSRRDSSTEIFSDSTKEGWLHFRQLNTEKGKRGGGGMRPWKQMYAVLRGHSLYLYKDRKEGLAHVNLQLEDEPQSISIKACLIDISYSDTKRKNVLRLTTSDCEYLFQAEGREDMLSWIRVIQENSNLDEENAAVTSTDLINRKLKEYISMSASSSKTEPSPKTLLGSSSRSQSLYSPRSEQERSKDDSSPPRDKAAWRRGIPGLKKKPQDKRPTAGVTFGVRLDNCPPAQTNRFIPLIVEVCCKLVEERGLEYTGIYRVPGNNAAISSMQEELDTKGMTDIDIQDDKWRDLNVISSLLKSFFRKLPEPLFTNDKYSNFIDANRMEDPVERLKTLKRLIHELPDHHYETLKFLSAHLKTVSENCEKNKMEPRNLAIVFGPTLVRTSEDNMTHMVTHMPDQYKIVETLIQQYDWFFTEDGDEEPTTTVEQESTVQSQPVPNIDHLLTNIGRTAPSPGDVSDSTTSDSAKSKQGSWGSGKDQYSRELLRTSIFASRKRKKPKDKPQPSSSDDDLDASFSKKDLPVQNDPNWPADDQTEDAESEVGLDDQIERTEDDEQSPGDSLDLTSENKQLISEHLPQETCSSPKINASPKPSYHKTRQSSLSDPPSNYDDGCVSDLGTLNSASSQASVPRMRHGKTPGHWMENTGMGPGAEVCSITSDYSTTSSMTFHTGVESIAFSPEVQSVAESRGDDADDERSELISEGRPMETDSESDLSVFAGGRDSGPTEDSKQLEGSVTPNLIPSHRMIAYDTLARKRGSRQKTDSESSADGNRSDKESSRLSRVLEAVKGRSSGSLSSSSRSESERAEPMWRIKITDRLKCRLRTSADDMFGVGSQRTRSPETRSKRKSNIRRRHTMGGQRDFAELSVIGDWQRVEGSELSAMDRLKPKCSSQDFSIRDWIARERHRASNPEVSLDLLDLHSSQSRDLLFPGSSHSHLGQLLNGDVAAAQSKSLSLAADAHPHKLSGAQVVRSRFSQYL, from the exons ATGGCCCAGGCCACTGAGACGTCAGCCCCGGGGGTTGTACCATCCGATCTAGGATACCGTGTGGAGATACCAGTACCTCCCTCCCCTCCACCACCCATTCCAAAGACAcagactgcagtgtgtgtgtgcaatgaaaGTGTTCGGACAGTGGTGGTACCCCCTGATGTACACATGGGCCGTATGGTTCCGAGTCATAGGGTCGACTATGGTCTAGTAGGCCCAGATCCAATGCTGATCAGAGCCAGGCCTGGTACAGTGTCTGGTGGTCGTCCACCATACCTCCACCCTCGCAAAGCTGATATGTTCTCTTCAGGTTACCATGGTGATCCTTACGCCATTCCACCTACACACTATGCGCCTGCTTCCTCCATTACCTCCCATGCTACCCACCAGAACATTGACTGGCGGACTTACCAGACATACCGGGAATATATTGATAATAAAGGTCTTCACACTTACAGTCGGACTATTCAAGAGCGTTTAGACAGCCTGCGAGCTGCATCACAAAGTGTCCACGGTGGCCCCCATTGTGGACCCCAACCTGGCTGGGGCAATAAATTACGCCGCAGAAGCACATCTCATGACCGGGCTTACCAGGGCCCTTCTGTGCTTCCTCCACGCAGCGCTTCGCAGGATAGGATGAGTGGGGCAGAGAGAGCAGCCCACGCCAGGGACTGGCCTCCTCGTAGTGTGTCCTCTGATGGACTCATGCGGCAGCCCCGTGTTCATTCGTCAGACTATGTGGAACATAGTGAACTAGTTTCTCCTGCACCATGGGCCACTGTGGACAGGCAGCTTTATAGTAGAGTAAACCAGAGGAGTCGTCCTAGTAGACAGTCTCTCCCCCCTCGGGCGGCCCTTTATCGTCCCCCAACAGGTTATGCTATGGTGGGTGTCAAAGGTGTTGCTGGCTCCCATATGCACAGCTCCAGAACAGACATCCCACCCACCGCTGGTTTTCCAGAGCGACCTCGCAATGGACTAAACCTGGCCAAAGAGCCTCCTTCCAAAGATCAAAGTGGAACTGCTGTTGGAAATCGTATTTCTCATTCGTCATCGAACCAATCAAGAACTAGGGCTGAAACCATGCAGAGCCCAGAAACTGGGAATGAAAATCCAGTCGGATCTAGGTCAGCATCTTACTCTGCTCCGCCTCCACAGAGGCCACAGTGTGGGGCATCAGCTCGGAGGACACACCCACGGGATGTCAAGGGCCTACCAGTAAACGGGTCCAGTCCAGTGGAGGGTGTAGTCCTCCGAGAGAAGACCTCAACAGGGAAGGGGACCCCACAACCTCTCCGCCATCCCTCGTACATCCTTGCGGTGAATGACACGGATGGATCCGAGCCGGCAGGGGGTGGTGTCTGCTGGTTGCCCAATGATGCACGCCGGGAGATGCACATGCGGAGACTGGGGGAGCGGCTTGACTCCTCCTTCTGCTCCAGTAATCTGGACGAATCACTTGAGTCCATTCCCTTCATCG ATGAGCCAGCCAGCCCTAGTGTAGACCATGACGGCAGCCATATCCCTGCGTCGGCTGTGATCTCTGGAGCTCAGGCTGTAATCTCTGACAGCCCCAGCCCGACCACCCCCAGCCCCCTCATGCGCCGGCAACTGTCTCATGACCAAG AGTCTCTCAGAAATGCCATTCTGGAATCGGGAACCAAAACAGAGCGCTCAAAATCATATGATGAAGGCCTGGACAACTACCGGGAGGAAGGCCGTGG ACGATCCAGCAAACCGAGTCTAAGGGTTTTCAAGAAG GCATTGGATGGCCATAAGTCTGATGACTCCAGCTCTAGAAGAGACTCCTCCACTGAGATCTTCAGTGACTCCACCAAGGAAGGTTGGCTGCATTTCCGACAGCTCAACACAGAGAAGGGCAAG CGAGGAGGAGGCGGTATGCGGCCGTGGAAACAGATGTACGCAGTGCTGCGGGGACACTCCCTCTACCTCTACAAGGACAGAAAGGAGGGGCTTGCTCACGTCAACTTGCAACTGGAGGACGAGCCTCAATCAATCAGCATTAAGGCCTGCTTGATTGACATCTCTTACAGCGACACAAAGCGCAAGAATGTCCTGCGGCTAACGACTTCAGACTGCGAGTATCTGTTTCAGGCAGAGGGCCGAGAAGACATGCTGTCCTGGATAAGAGTCATTCAAGAAAACAGCAACCTGGACGAGGAG AACGCTGCCGTAACCAGTACTGATTTGATCAACAGAAAGCTCAAGGAGTATATATCCATGAG TGCATCCAGCAGTAAGACGGAGCCGTCACCCAAAACTCTGCTGGGCAGCAGCAGTAGGAGTCAGAGCCTCTACTCGCCCAGAAGTGAACAGGAGAGGAGTAAAG ATGACTCCAGTCCTCCGAGAGATAAAGCCGCTTGGAGGAGAGGAATTCCAGGACTGAAGAAGAAGCCTCAAGATAAGAGGCCCACCGCTGGCGTCACATTTGGAGTGCGACTGGATAATTGCCCTCCTGCGCAAACAAACAGA TTTATTCCTTTGATCGTGGAGGTGTGTTGTAAGTTGGTGGAGGAGAGAGGGTTGGAGTACACAGGCATTTATAGAGTCCCTGGAAACAACGCTGCCATCTCGAGCATGCAGGAGGAACTAGACACTAAAGGCATGACAGACATTGATATCCAGGATGAC AAGTGGCGAGACCTCAATGTGATCAGCAGTTTACTCAAGTCCTTTTTCAGAAAACTTCCTGAGCCTCTCTTTACTAATG ATAAATATTCCAACTTTATTGACGCCAATCGAATGGAGGACCCTGTGGAGAGGTTAAAAACACTGAAGAGACTG ATTCATGAGTTACCAGACCATCATTATGAAACACTCAAGTTCCTCTCTGCACATCTCAAAACTGTCTCTGAAAACTGTGAGAAAAACAAG atGGAGCCACGTAACTTGGCCATTGTGTTTGGCCCAACTCTCGTCAGAACCTCTGAAGACAACATGACACACATGGTCACGCACATGCCTGACCAGTACAAGATCGTTGAGACTCTCATTCAGCAA TATGATTGGTTCTTCACAGAAGATGGAGATGAAGAGCCAACG ACCACCGTGGAGCAAGAGAGCACAGTTCAGTCTCAGCCTGTGCCCAACATTGACCATCTGCTGACCAACATCGGCCGCACCGCTCCGTCACCGGGAGACGTCTCAG ATTCAACCACCAGTGACTCTGCTAAATCAAAG CAGGGTTCCTGGGGATCTGGTAAGGACCAATATAGTAGAGAGCTGCTGCGTACTTCCATCTTTGCTAGCCGCAAACGCAAAAAGCCTAAGGACAAGCCTCAGCCGAGCAGCTCTGATGACGATCTGGATGCTAGTTTCTCTAAGAAGGATCTTCCAGTGCAAAATGATCCAAATTGGCCTGCTGATGACCAAACTGAGGATGCTGAGAGTGAAGTTGGACTTGATGACCAAATAGAAAGGACAGAGGATGATGAGCAGAGCCCAGGAGACAGCCTTGACCTAACCTCTGAAAATAAGCAGCTCATTTCAGAACACCTGCCCCAGGAGACTTGTTCTTCACCTAAGATCAATGCATCGCCCAAACCTAGTTATCACAAGACTCGTCAAAGTTCCCTGTCTGATCCTCCCTCCAACTACGACGACGGATGTGTCTCGGATCTTGGCACGCTTAACAGTGCCAGTTCGCAGGCCTCAGTACCCAGGATGAGGCACGGGAAGACACCAGGCCACTGGATGGAGAATACAGGAATGGGCCCAGGAGCAGAGGTCTGCTCTATCACGTCAGATTACTCCACCACCTCCTCCATGACCTTCCACACAGGGGTGGAGTCCATCGCCTTCAGTCCGGAGGTGCAATCTGTCGCCGAAAGCCGTGGGGATGATGCTGACGATGAAAGAAGCGAGCTCATTAGTGAAGGGCGTCCCATGGAGACTGACAGTGAGAGCGATTTATCAGTCTTTGCCGGTGGCCGAGATAGTGGGCCAACTGAAGATAGCAAACAGCTGGAGGGCAGCGTCACACCCAACCTAATCCCCTCCCATCGAATGATCGCGTATGACACCCTGGCACGCAAGAGAGGGAGTCGGCAGAAGACAGACAGCGAGTCTTCAGCAGACGGGAACCGCAGCGACAAGGAGTCCAGTCGACTCTCGCGAGTGTTAGAGGCAGTCAAAGGCCGCTCCTCCGGCAGTCTGAGCTCTTCCTCTCGCAGCGAATCAGAGCGAGCCGAACCCATGTGGCGAATCAAAATCACAGACCGGTTAAAGTGTCGACTGAGGACTTCAGCAGATGACATGTTTGGGGTGGGTTCCCAGCGCACCAGGTCACCCGAGACTCGAAGTAAGCGGAAAAGTAATATCCGCCGCAGGCACACCATGGGTGGTCAGCGGGACTTTGCTGAGTTGTCGGTAATTGGGGACTGGCAAAGAGTCGAGGGCAGTGAGCTCTCAGCTATGGATCGCTTAAAGCCCAAATGCAGTTCGCAGGACTTCTCCATCAGAGACTGGATCGCTCGAGAGCGACACCGCGCCAGCAACCCTGAAGTTAGTCTGGACTTACTGGACCTGCACTCCTCCCAATCACGGGACCTGTTATTCCCAGGGTCCTCGCACTCCCACTTGGGTCAGCTCCTTAATGGAGATGTAGCGGCCGCTCAGAGCAAGAGCCTAAGCCTGGCAGCAGATGCACACCCTCACAAACTCTCTGGTGCTCAAGTGGTCCGTTCCCGTTTCTCTCAGTAcctgtga